From the Daucus carota subsp. sativus chromosome 8, DH1 v3.0, whole genome shotgun sequence genome, one window contains:
- the LOC108199647 gene encoding DNA (cytosine-5)-methyltransferase CMT2-like produces MEAVDLSLHVLDNSVAEDPVPVDSVLGSNCDVIEASKDGDEGNEGLVDPGCSPAGIAMQVPGSPRLSPLLHSCDSDSDLSRKRKADEGEMCVGIEFELDQLEGIAVERESEGIVSGGVSGCVSSGRVLRSRKVEMSPALTQSRERRTQGRKGIEDGLVSSSGKVLRSGKVAVSTVGLKRDDEDESGLIEFGDDQEGRQTPVKVNNRPKAGNGKGSDSSSSKAHKQKSVAFFVGEPVPDVEAREKWNWRYQLKDQRRKGQGWILNANEEDEIILNVECHYSRAKVGSCVFNIGDCAFIKGDGKEKHVGRILEFFRTTENDDYFRVQWFYKAGDTVMKDMASFHDKKRLFYSTLENDNPLDCLISKVNVIEITREPGFQLNANQSTCFYYDMEYCIEYSTFRNLLTDNSVMRHAISSLNNTDTFRTNASASTPSLEEDLSNCRSQNPDFALLDLYAGCGGMSTGLCLGAELSGIKLVTKWAVDYQKSACDSLILNHPETQVRNMPAEDFLGLLKEWEKLCNLYALAFDDSDTIESKISTDGLEDVEVPRGEYEVSSFVDITYGTISKSGKQGLKFKVRWKGYDSDEDTWEPIEGLSNCQDHLKDFVRSGSKSKILPVPGDVDVICGGPPCQGISGYNRFRNVDAPLTDERNHQIVVFMDIVKFLKPKYVLMENVTDILKFDKGSLGRYALSRMVDMKYQARLGIMPAGCYGLPQFRLRVFLWGALPSEKLPQFPLPTHDVVVKFWPPPEFEQNTVAYNEGQPRDLEEAAILRDAISDLPAVTSQETREEMSYEMHPETEFQKYIRLSKYEITGYRSNIPESETPVLYDHRSYQLSEDDYLRICLIPRRKGANFRDLPGVVVDQDNKVCRDPTKELEMLPSGKPLVPDYVFTFEKGKSKRPFARLWWDETVGTVVTFPSCHNMASLHPEQDRVLTLREFARLQGFPDYYRFCGTVKERYCQVGNAVAVTVSRALGYALGMAFQKSGDDGPLLKLPPKFPYLVPERTEKLESEH; encoded by the exons ATGGAAGCTGTGGACCTTTCTTTGCATGTGCTCGATAACAGCGTCGCAGAGGATCCTGTCCCAGTGGACTCTGTTTTGGGCTCCAATTGTGATGTAATTGAGGCTAGCAAGGATGGTGATGAGGGGAATGAGGGGCTGGTGGATCCTGGTTGTAGCCCGGCCGGAATTGCAATGCAGGTTCCGGGATCTCCGCGGCTGAGTCCGCTGCTTCATTCGTGTGATTCTGATTCTGATTTGTCGAGGAAGCGGAAGGCGGATGAGGGGGAAATGTGTGTGGGGATTGAATTTGAATTGGATCAGTTGGAGGGAATTGCGGTTGAGAGAGAAAGTGAGGGGATTGTTTCGGGTGGGGTTTCGGGTTGTGTTTCGAGTGGAAGGGTTTTGAGATCGAGGAAAGTGGAAATGTCTCCTGCATTGACTCAGTCTAGGGAGAGGAGAACACAGGGGAGGAAGGGAATTGAGGATGGATTGGTTTCGAGTAGTGGCAAGGTTTTGAGATCAGGGAAAGTGGCGGTGTCCACGGTGGGTTTGAAGagagatgatgaagatgagagTGGTTTGATTGAATTTGGTGATGATCAAGAGGGGAGACAGACACCGGTGAAGGTGAATAATAGGCCCAAGGCAGGGAACGGTAAGGGGTCTGATTCGTCGAGTAGCAAGGCGCACAAGCAGAAGTCTGTTGCGTTTTTTGTTGGGGAGCCTGTTCCGGATGTGGAAGCAAGGGAGAAGTGGAATTGGCGATATCAACTCAAG GATCAAAGACGCAAGGGCCAAGGCTGGATTTTAAA CGCTAATGAGGAGGACGAAATAATTTTGAATGTGGAGTGCCACTACAGTCGAGCCAAAGTTGGTAGCTGTGTTTTTAATATTGGAGATTGCGCTTTTATAAAG GGTGACGGAAAGGAAAAGCATGTTGGCAGGATATTAGAGTTCTTCAGGACAACAGAGAATGATGATTATTTTAGAGTTCAGTGGTTTTATAAAGCTGGGGATACT GTTATGAAGGATATGGCTTCTTTCCATGACAAAAAacgtttattttattcaacTTTAGAGAATGACAATCCATTAGACTGCTTAATTTCCAAAGTCAATGTTATAGAAATAACAAGAGAG CCAGGTTTTCAATTAAACGCTAACCAGTCAACGTGCTTCTATTATGACATGGAGTACTGTATTGAATATTCAACTTTCAGAAATTTATTGACCG ATAATTCTGTCATGAGACATGCTATATCCTCACTAAATAACACTGATACTTTCCGTACAAACGCCAGTGCAAGTACGCCCTCCTTAGAGGAGGACCTATCAAATTGTAGATCGCAAAATCCCGACTTTGCACTACTAGATCTCTATGCTGGTTGTGGTGGAATGTCGACTGGATTGTGCCTTGGTGCTGAACTTTCTGGCATTAAACTTGTTACA AAATGGGCAGTTGATTATCAGAAATCTGCATGTGATAGCTTGATACTAAATCACCCTGAAACACAA GTAAGGAATATGCCTGCTGAGGATTTTCTGGGACTATTGAAAGAATGGGAAAAGCTATGCAATTTGTATGCACTGGCCTTTGATGACTCGGACACAATAGAATCCAAAATCAGTACAGATGGTCTAGAAGATGTTGAGGTGCCTCGCGGAGAGTATGAGGTCTCATCTTTTGTTGATATTACGTATGGTACTATCAGTAAATCAGGAAAGCAAGGACTTAAGTTCAAG GTGCGCTGGAAGGGCTATGATTCGGATGAAGATACTTGGGAGCCTATTGAAGGATTGAG TAATTGTCAAGACCATTTGAAGGATTTCGTAAGAAGTGGATCAAAATCTAAAATTCTGCCTGTTCCA GGTGACGTTGATGTAATCTGTGGCGGTCCTCCGTGCCAAGGAATTAGTGGTTATAACCGCTTCAGAAATGTTGATGCCCCACTAACTGATGAAAGAAATCATCAAATCGTTGTCTTTATGGACATTGTAAAATTCTTGAAGCCTAAGTATGTATTGATGGAAAATGTAACTGACatcttaaaatttgataaaggttctcTAGGAAGATATGCCCTAAGTCGCATGGTTGATATGAAATACCAAGCACGACTTGGAATCATGCCGGCCGGTTGTTATGGTCTACCACAATTTCGGTTGCGTGTGTTCTTATGGGGTGCTCTTCCTAGTGAA AAACTTCCTCAATTTCCACTTCCCACACATGATGTTGTGGTCAAATTTTGGCCCCCTCCTGAATTTgag CAAAACACTGTTGCTTACAATGAAGGCCAACCCCGTGACCTTGAAGAAGCTGCTATTCTTCGTGATGCCATCTCCGATCTTCCAGCT GTAACAAGTCAGGAAACACGGGAGGAGATGTCATATGAAATGCATCCAGAAACAGAGTTTCAGAAGTATATAAGGTTATCTAAATATG AGATTACAGGCTATAGGTCCAATATTCCAGAATCAGAAACTCCAGTACTTTATGACCATCGGTCCTATCAACTGAGCGAAGATGATTACTTGCGAATTTGTTTAATTCCGCGAAGAAAG GGAGCGAATTTTAGGGACTTACCTGGTGTCGTAGTTGATCAAGATAATAAGGTTTGCCGAGATCCAACCAAAGAGCTGGAGATGCTACCATCTGGAAAGCCACTG GTACCAGATTATGTCTTCACTTTTGAAAAAGGAAAGTCAAAAAG GCCTTTCGCAAGGTTGTGGTGGGATGAGACTGTTGGAACTGTAGTGACATTTCCTTCATGTCACAATATG GCATCATTACACCCAGAGCAGGATCGAGTCCTTACTCTACGTGAATTCGCCAGGTTGCAAGGTTTTCCTGATTATTACAGATTCTGTGGTACTGTCAAAGAAAG GTACTGCCAGGTCGGGAATGCTGTGGCTGTAACGGTATCCCGAGCCCTCGGATATGCTCTTGGCATGGCTTTCCAAAAGTCTGGTGATGACGGGCCTCTCTTGAAATTACCACCCAAATTTCCTTACCTTGTACCTGAAAGAACTGAAAAGTTGGAATCAGAACACTGA
- the LOC108199730 gene encoding UDP-glycosyltransferase 89B2 isoform X1 produces MESAGEILVLPFYGQGHLFPSMELCTHLASRNYNTTLIIPSYLASSVPHSLRTHPSVVVVDIPADPSDLQPPPPKIAATSSDDGSGRGRGRGRGGMNRFETQHQQLGNGIETYLKTRSKEPGYEVPKCVVVDVMMSWSKELFREFGVQIATFFTSGACAEAMDYACWKAGVAEMKPGDTRVLPGLPEDMALAYSDLDKKPRMGAGGGGGGGRGRGRGLHGPPDGDRMRHGPPDGDRMRHGPPDGDRMRHGPPGPGQRPMWLNEIEGTTAMLINTCDELEHDFIEYIGTQTGKPVWGVGPLLPEEYWKSAGSVIRDGKIRSSGRKSNYTEEEVIQWLDGKSGKSVIYISFGSEVGPSGEEYEQLTTALQESDWSFIWVIQSNSGKPGRLLGIQNDQEGGYYPDGLKEKVGDRGLIIQGWAPQLLILSHPSTGGFLSHCGWNSTVEAIGCGVPFLAWPMRGDQYHNAKLIVSHLKVGCKLSNGGSSKAVKKEDIADGINTLMSDEEIHKQAAMIRGGFKSGFPASSVSALDAFVDFIKKNTS; encoded by the coding sequence ATGGAATCAGCAGGAGAAATCTTAGTGTTGCCTTTCTATGGACAAGGTCATCTGTTCCCATCCATGGAGCTCTGTACTCATTTAGCTTCTCGTAATTATAATACCACCCTGATCATTCCCTCTTATCTGGCCTCTTCAGTCCCTCATTCTCTCCGCACCCATCCTTCAGTCGTGGTAGTCGACATCCCTGCTGATCCTTCTGATCTGCAGCCTCCACCTCCCAAGATAGCCGCGACTTCGAGTGATGATGGTTCGGGACGTGGACGGGGGCGTGGGCGTGGAGGAATGAATCGGTTTGAAACCCAGCATCAGCAGCTAGGGAATGGGATCGAAACCTACTTAAAAACTCGGTCTAAGGAACCGGGGTATGAGGTACCTAAGTGTGTGGTGGTGGATGTGATGATGAGCTGGAGTAAGGAGCTGTTTCGTGAGTTTGGTGTTCAAATCGCCACTTTTTTTACTTCGGGTGCTTGTGCTGAAGCGATGGATTATGCTTGTTGGAAAGCAGGGGTAGCTGAAATGAAGCCTGGTGATACCAGGGTTCTTCCAGGGTTGCCTGAGGATATGGCACTGGCTTATTCTGATCTTGATAAGAAGCCGAGAATGGGCGCtggcggtggtggtggtggtgggcgTGGTCGCGGAAGAGGGTTACATGGACCACCAGATGGTGATCGGATGAGGCATGGACCTCCGGATGGTGATAGGATGAGGCATGGACCTCCGGATGGTGATAGGATGAGGCATGGCCCCCCTGGACCGGGGCAGAGGCCGATGTGGTTGAATGAGATAGAAGGAACAACGGCGATGCTGATTAATACTTGTGATGAATTAGAACACGACTTTATAGAGTATATTGGTACTCAAACTGGAAAGCCTGTGTGGGGGGTTGGTCCTCTTTTGCCTGAAGAATACTGGAAGTCAGCTGGCTCTGTGATTCGTGATGGTAAAATACGATCCAGTGGCAGAAAATCAAACTACACAGAAGAAGAAGTGATCCAATGGTTAGATGGGAAGTCGGGAAAATCTGTGATTTATATTTCATTTGGGAGTGAAGTTGGACCAAGCGGTGAAGAGTATGAGCAGCTCACAACTGCTTTACAGGAGTCAGATTGGTCGTTTATATGGGTGATCCAGTCTAATTCGGGCAAACCTGGTCGGCTTCTAGGAATTCAGAATGATCAGGAGGGAGGATACTACCCTGATGGCTTGAAAGAAAAAGTTGGGGACAGAGGTTTGATAATTCAAGGATGGGCACCCCAGTTGTTGATTCTTAGTCACCCGTCAACAGGAGGTTTTCTATCACACTGCGGTTGGAACTCGACAGTTGAGGCGATTGGCTGCGGAGTTCCATTCTTGGCATGGCCAATGAGAGGTGATCAGTACCACAATGCTAAGCTGATAGTTTCTCATCTGAAGGTTGGATGCAAGTTATCAAATGGCGGCAGTTCAAAAGCAGTGAAGAAAGAGGATATAGCTGATGGAATTAACACACTGATGTCGGATGAAGAAATTCACAAACAGGCAGCTATGATACGTGGGGGCTTCAAGAGTGGTTTCCCAGCAAGTTCAGTGTCTGCGCTAGATGCTTTTGTGGATTTTATCAAGAAAAACACATCTTAG
- the LOC108199730 gene encoding UDP-glycosyltransferase 73B4 isoform X2 — translation MESAGEILVLPFYGQGHLFPSMELCTHLASRNYNTTLIIPSYLASSVPHSLRTHPSVVVVDIPADPSDLQPPPPKIAATSSDDGSGRGRGRGRGGMNRFETQHQQLGNGIETYLKTRSKEPGYEVPKCVVVDVMMSWSKELFREFGVQIATFFTSGACAEAMDYACWKAGVAEMKPGDTRVLPGLPEDMALAYSDLDKKPRMGAGGGGGGGRGRGRGLHGPPDGDRMRHGPPDGDRMRHGPPGPGQRPMWLNEIEGTTAMLINTCDELEHDFIEYIGTQTGKPVWGVGPLLPEEYWKSAGSVIRDGKIRSSGRKSNYTEEEVIQWLDGKSGKSVIYISFGSEVGPSGEEYEQLTTALQESDWSFIWVIQSNSGKPGRLLGIQNDQEGGYYPDGLKEKVGDRGLIIQGWAPQLLILSHPSTGGFLSHCGWNSTVEAIGCGVPFLAWPMRGDQYHNAKLIVSHLKVGCKLSNGGSSKAVKKEDIADGINTLMSDEEIHKQAAMIRGGFKSGFPASSVSALDAFVDFIKKNTS, via the exons ATGGAATCAGCAGGAGAAATCTTAGTGTTGCCTTTCTATGGACAAGGTCATCTGTTCCCATCCATGGAGCTCTGTACTCATTTAGCTTCTCGTAATTATAATACCACCCTGATCATTCCCTCTTATCTGGCCTCTTCAGTCCCTCATTCTCTCCGCACCCATCCTTCAGTCGTGGTAGTCGACATCCCTGCTGATCCTTCTGATCTGCAGCCTCCACCTCCCAAGATAGCCGCGACTTCGAGTGATGATGGTTCGGGACGTGGACGGGGGCGTGGGCGTGGAGGAATGAATCGGTTTGAAACCCAGCATCAGCAGCTAGGGAATGGGATCGAAACCTACTTAAAAACTCGGTCTAAGGAACCGGGGTATGAGGTACCTAAGTGTGTGGTGGTGGATGTGATGATGAGCTGGAGTAAGGAGCTGTTTCGTGAGTTTGGTGTTCAAATCGCCACTTTTTTTACTTCGGGTGCTTGTGCTGAAGCGATGGATTATGCTTGTTGGAAAGCAGGGGTAGCTGAAATGAAGCCTGGTGATACCAGGGTTCTTCCAGGGTTGCCTGAGGATATGGCACTGGCTTATTCTGATCTTGATAAGAAGCCGAGAATGGGCGCtggcggtggtggtggtggtgggcgTGGTCGCGGAAGAGGGTTACATGGACCACCAGATGGTGATCGGATGAGGCATGGAC CTCCGGATGGTGATAGGATGAGGCATGGCCCCCCTGGACCGGGGCAGAGGCCGATGTGGTTGAATGAGATAGAAGGAACAACGGCGATGCTGATTAATACTTGTGATGAATTAGAACACGACTTTATAGAGTATATTGGTACTCAAACTGGAAAGCCTGTGTGGGGGGTTGGTCCTCTTTTGCCTGAAGAATACTGGAAGTCAGCTGGCTCTGTGATTCGTGATGGTAAAATACGATCCAGTGGCAGAAAATCAAACTACACAGAAGAAGAAGTGATCCAATGGTTAGATGGGAAGTCGGGAAAATCTGTGATTTATATTTCATTTGGGAGTGAAGTTGGACCAAGCGGTGAAGAGTATGAGCAGCTCACAACTGCTTTACAGGAGTCAGATTGGTCGTTTATATGGGTGATCCAGTCTAATTCGGGCAAACCTGGTCGGCTTCTAGGAATTCAGAATGATCAGGAGGGAGGATACTACCCTGATGGCTTGAAAGAAAAAGTTGGGGACAGAGGTTTGATAATTCAAGGATGGGCACCCCAGTTGTTGATTCTTAGTCACCCGTCAACAGGAGGTTTTCTATCACACTGCGGTTGGAACTCGACAGTTGAGGCGATTGGCTGCGGAGTTCCATTCTTGGCATGGCCAATGAGAGGTGATCAGTACCACAATGCTAAGCTGATAGTTTCTCATCTGAAGGTTGGATGCAAGTTATCAAATGGCGGCAGTTCAAAAGCAGTGAAGAAAGAGGATATAGCTGATGGAATTAACACACTGATGTCGGATGAAGAAATTCACAAACAGGCAGCTATGATACGTGGGGGCTTCAAGAGTGGTTTCCCAGCAAGTTCAGTGTCTGCGCTAGATGCTTTTGTGGATTTTATCAAGAAAAACACATCTTAG